A genome region from Diorhabda carinulata isolate Delta chromosome 2, icDioCari1.1, whole genome shotgun sequence includes the following:
- the LOC130890758 gene encoding mitotic apparatus protein p62-like yields MSSKENNEVAVEKLDNEKSADGKTDLKGTKRAAEEKTEDAKKSKKEENGAKSEGEELVEEEEEGIEEEEDTGEEDVPEGDDEEIEAEDEEDAEGEVEEEEEDEDA; encoded by the exons atgagTTCCAAAGAAAATAACGAAGTTGCAGTTGAAAAATTAGACAACGAAAAAAGTGCTGATGGTAAAACCGATTTAAAAGGCACGAAGCGAGCGGCAGAG GAAAAGACAGAGGATGCCaagaaatcgaaaaaagaaGAGAATGGTGCAAAATCAGAAGGAGAAGAGTTAGTTGAAGAGGAGGAGGAAGGTATAGAAGAGGAAGAAGACACGGGAGAGGAAGATGTTCCAGAAGGAGACGATGAAGAAATAGAGGCTGAAG ATGAAGAAGATGCAGAGGGTGAggtagaagaagaagaggaagatgAAGATGCATAA
- the LOC130890752 gene encoding uncharacterized protein LOC130890752 → MEEMLIEKVRSRVFLYDPKSPDYRDHEKRTNAWEEIGAELKMKPKNAKETWEKLRRCFTNALNRRRNKNNGEGTKKMHPWKYEKEMSFLLPSIDTRNTQNNLLIKEIQKESLVKFFDEIGTRKSDNNNLVDTRNMLKDEILSNKNSQDERNENEFYNIQSEADMNSPSDSSKKRKRQTGDNSIIQTIKIKKEKQNRHDDDKKFLSRDLDETDMFFLSLAKTTKRLPSIEQAKVKLIVSQTVLQAQIAIGEQEFRSSSVSPVSYISTHSEASN, encoded by the exons ATGGAGGAAATGTTAATCGAAAAAGTTAGGAGTCGAGTTTTTCTTTATGACCCGAAGTCACCGGATTATAGAGACCATGAAAAGAGAACTAATGCATGGGAAGAGATTGGGGCGGAACTAAAAATGAAGC CTAAAAATGCGAAAGAGACATGGGAAAAATTACGGAGATGTTTCACGAATGCACTGAATCGACGACGAAATAAGAACAATGGAGAAGGAACGAAAAAAATGCACCCTTGGAAGTATGAGAAAGAAATGTCTTTTCTGTTGCCTTCGATAGACACTAGAAATACTCAAAACAATCTTTTgataaaagaaattcaaaaagaatcgcttgtaaaatttttcgatGAGATAGGAACAAGAAAAAGCGATAATAACAATTTAGTTGATACTAGGAATATGCTCAAGGATGAAattctatcaaataaaaattcacaagATGAAcggaatgaaaatgaattttacaaTATTCAAAGTGAAGCAGATATGAACAGTCCAAGCGACAGTAGTAAAAAAAGAAAGCGACAAACGGGAGATAACTCTATTATCCAAACgataaaaattaagaaagaaaaacaaaacagacATGACGACGATAAGAAATTTTTAAGCCGCGATTTAGATGAGACGGACATGTTTTTCTTGAGCTTGGCCAAAACTACGAAGAGACTTCCTAGTATAGAGCAGGCTAAAGTAAAACTCATAGTTAGCCAGACAGTGTTGCAAGCGCAAATTGCTATTGGTGAGCAAGAGTTTCGGTCATCATCTGTTTCTCCCGTATCCTACATATCAACTCACAGTGAAGCATCAAACTAA
- the LOC130890759 gene encoding 60S ribosomal protein L44 isoform X1, with protein MVNVPKQRRTFCKKCKVHKPHKVTQYKKSKERHASQGRRRYDRKQQGFGGQTKPIFRKKAKTTKKIVLRMECTDCKFRKQIPLKRCKHFELGGDKKRKGQMIQF; from the exons ATG gTTAACGTACCAAAACAACGGCGTacgttttgtaaaaaatgtaaagttCACAAGCCCCATAAGGTAACGCAATATAAGAAATCGAAAGAACGTCATGCTTCCCAAGGTAGACGGCGTTACGACAGGAAACAACAAGGATTTGGTGGTCAAACTAAACCTATTTTCCGTAAAAAG GCGAAAACAACCAAAAAGATTGTATTGAGAATGGAATGTACAGACTGTAAATTCAGGAAACAAATTCCACTTAAGAGATGCAAACACTTTGAACTTGGAGGTGACAAGAAACGTAAAGGACAAATGATTCAGTTTTAG
- the LOC130890759 gene encoding 60S ribosomal protein L44 isoform X2 produces MVNVPKQRRTFCKKCKVHKPHKVTQYKKSKERHASQGRRRYDRKQQGFGGQTKPIFRKKAKTTKKIVLRMECTDCKFRKQIPLKRCKHFELGGDKKRKGQMIQF; encoded by the exons ggTTAACGTACCAAAACAACGGCGTacgttttgtaaaaaatgtaaagttCACAAGCCCCATAAGGTAACGCAATATAAGAAATCGAAAGAACGTCATGCTTCCCAAGGTAGACGGCGTTACGACAGGAAACAACAAGGATTTGGTGGTCAAACTAAACCTATTTTCCGTAAAAAG GCGAAAACAACCAAAAAGATTGTATTGAGAATGGAATGTACAGACTGTAAATTCAGGAAACAAATTCCACTTAAGAGATGCAAACACTTTGAACTTGGAGGTGACAAGAAACGTAAAGGACAAATGATTCAGTTTTAG
- the LOC130890756 gene encoding WASH complex subunit 3, producing MQVDFSSIDPNEDLTQILPIQQKRTIAFINHFIMNTVSHLNNFAQSCESRFMEFDYKIQKIEASLSILESQLSSIEGLDSADKPKENVDDSVNDTTKNDELNLPVIKDKTEEEEKINQVELPLEITSGIKAKDDPRFRKFFKMIIFGVPEPAVKLKMQNEGIDPTILGKPEEIIPGLTEDLLKDSEEKFG from the exons atgcaGGTTGATTTCTCTTCGATAGATCCAAATGAGGACTTGACGcag aTTTTGCCCATTCAACAGAAACGTACTATAGCGTTTATTAATCATTTCATAATGAACACAGTGtcacatttaaataattttgccCAATCTTGTGAGTCCCGGTTTATggaatttgattataaaattcagaaaatagaAGCCTCTCTATCTATATTGGAATCTCAA ttgtCATCAATTGAAGGATTGGATAGTGCTGATAAACCCAAAGAAAATGTAGATGATTCTGTGAAtgatacaacaaaaaatgatgaattaaaTTTGCCTGTAATAAAAGATAAgactgaagaagaagaaaaaatcaacCAAGTGGAATTGCCTTTGGAAATTACCTCAGGAATAAAAGCTAAAGATGATCCCAggtttagaaaattttttaaaatgattatatttgGAGTGCCTGAACCAGCTGTTAAACTAAAGATGCAAAATGAAGGAATTGATCCTACAATATTAGG AAAACCTGAGGAAATAATACCCGGCTTAACTGAAGATTTGTTAAAAGATTCTGAAGAAAAATTTGGCTAA